The sequence CTGGGTTTGAATCCCAAAATAATCTTCATTATGGCGACGGCGACCAATATCCGTTCCCCCAGCATGATCGATACGGTCTAACTGCATTGCAAACGCCATAGTGGGAGCGTCTTCAGCATCTGTCATTAACTCGCCCAAAGCTGATTCGGCTTCTTGTTCAAAATTATCTTCATTATTGAGGGGTTGATTATAATCTTCGCTATAGCTCATTTTTAGTTACACGATTCTGAATCAAGAACAATTAGTAATTCCAGATGCCGAACATAAGACAGCTTCCCGTGGGTAGAATAACATAGCCGATGCAGTGATTGACACTCTTACATTTATCATTAATAATTTTTTCTTAAGTATTTGTTGACTTTCCTCACTAGGGGTTAAAATCCTAAAAAGGACGGCAAATCCATAATGACACTGCTGTTATTCACACTCGGTCTCAATTCTCAGTGGCAGCGTGTCACTGATTAAACGGTCTCTAACCATAAACTTCAGTGTTAGTGATTTTCCCCATTGTCTATTCTTAACTGTCCATTGTCCATTGTCCATATTTAACCTCTTGGAATTTGGATAACTTGTAAATTATTCATGGCGTATCAAATCTTAGTAATAGAAGACGAAGACGTAATTCGAGAAACGATTGTTGAACTCTTGGCTGCTGATCAATTTGCTCCCATTGCAACGGATAATGGCGAAGAAGGCATTGACATCGCAATTCGTGAGCAACCTCACCTAATCATTTGTGATATTGTAATGGCTGATCTCAGTGGTTATCAAGTGTTAGAGCAGTTGAGGAAGCAAGCGGAAACTCGTTTCATTCCATTTATCTTTTTAACGGCTAAAGCCTCTCATCAGGCTTATCGGGAAGGAATGGAACTGGGAGCGGATGATTATTTAGTGAAGCCTTTTACCCAAGACGAACTGCTTCGTGCTGTTAAAACTCAGCTTCGTAAAAAATCACTCTTGCAAACTCAGGTTCATTCCTATCATGAAGAAATCAAAAAACTGAAAAAAACAAACCATCAGCTTCAGCAACGGAAACAGATTCAAGAAGAGATGTTGAAGACATTGGTCGAAGATTTACGGGGTAACTTCAGTAAACTAACTTTAGCGATTTATTTACTCAAAACTGAAACTGCTGAGGATAAACGAAACCAGTATTTAGAGGTATTAGAAGAAGAATTAAAATGGAAAAGTCAACTGCTTGACAAAGCCTCGAACCTCCATCATGTCATCAATTCAGAAAACATGAATTTTCTGCAACGTTACAAGTTCTTTGAAGCCATCGACCAAGATCAAGAAGATGGCAGTAATGGCATCATCAATCCCAAACCCTAACAACTTTTGGAAACTATGGCAACTGGAAAACTAATCAACGGTGAATGGCGTAAAGAAGGGTACGAAAAAGACGAAGACGGTCGTTTTTTGCGGAATCCGACGACCTTCAGAAATTGGATTTCTAAAGACAGTCAAGAGGGTTTTCTTCCAGAAAGCGGACGATATCATCTTTATGTTTCTTTAGCTTGTCCTTGGGCGCATCGGACTTTAATTATGCGTAAACTAAAAGGATTAGAAAATGCAATTACTCTCTCTATTGTTGACCCTTATATGGGAGAAGAGGGATGGCAATTTTCTAACGCCTCTGGTACGATTCCTGATAGCATTCACGGGGCGCAATATCTGCGAGAAGTTTATGTTAAGGCTGACCCACACTACACAGGGCGCGTTACTGTTCCCGTTTTATGGGATAAAAAAACAGCAACAATTGTGAATAATGAATCGCGAGAACTCTTGCGAATGTTTAACCATGAGTTTCAAGACATTGCAGAAAATAAAACCGATTATTGTCCGCCAGATTTAAGAGCAAAAATTGAAGAAGCCATTGCTCAAATTTATAACCCAATTAATAATGGTGTTTATCGGGCTGGGTTTGCTCAGTCTCAAACCGCTTATGAAGAAGCAGTGAGCGAACTATTTTCAGCTTTAGATTATTGGGAGGGGGTTTTAGGACAACAACCTTATTTGTGTGGTGAACAAATAACAGAAGCAGACTGGTGTTTGTTTACGACCTTATAGCGTTTCCTAGTTGGTTGAGGTACAAAGCGAGTCGGTGGATGTTCATGGTTCATGGTTCGTGGTTCATTGATTAACAACCAACAAAGAACGAAGAACAAAGAACAAAGAACAAAGAACCAAAGTTTAGAATGTACCTCATGAGATTGGGAAGTGCTATATTATCAAATTCATCCCCACATTAATCCTAGTGGAATTGTTCCCAAAGGTCCTGTTTTAGATTTAGAGAAACCGTAAGCGTTATGATCGGGAGTAACACAGCAAGCCAGTAAAAACGATCGCGCGGTATGGAAAAATTTTTTAAAGGGTTTGAAGACTTAATTGAATTAGCCAAAACTCTCGAAGAAAAAGTCGAAACAGGGGAACTGAAAACCGACATCCGAGTAAACTCTCGCCCCTTAACTAATATTCCTTCTCAAGGAAACATCCCCCGTACTCAAAACCGAGATCAAGGGGGAATGGGAGTCGAAAACTTAAACAATGCTTCAACTTCAGAAACAGAAGAAACCCCTCCCAGCACCTCTTTCAGTGAAATTGGCGGACTCAAACCGATTATTCAAGAGTTAACAGAATTAGTGGGTATTCCCCTCAAACGTCCCCAATGGCTAGAACAATTAGGGCTTGAACCGACAACGGGCGTGCTGTTAGTAGGACCCCCTGGAACTGGAAAAACCCTCACCGCAAAAGCACTCGCCCAAAGTTTAGGGGTGAATTATATTGCGTTAGTTGGTTCAGAAATTATGAGTAAATATTATGGGGAAGCAGAAGCACGGATGCGAGGAATTTTTGAAAAAGCAGCCCGTCACGCCCCCTGTATTTTATTTATTGATGAATTAGATAGTATCGCGCCCGATCGCGCTAAAGTGGAAGGAGAGGTAGAAAAGCGCGTTGTCGGACAACTCCTCAGCCTGATGGATGGCTTTACCACAACATCAGGGGTGGTTCTCCTCGGCGCAACGAACCGTCCCAATCATCTGGATCCCGCCCTGCGCCGTCCTGGACGATTTGATCGCGAGGTGGTGTTTGGTGTTCCTGATGTTACGGAACGGGAAGAAATTTTAAGGGTGTTGACCCGGAAGATGCCTCTGGCGGAAACCGTCGATTTAAAACAAATTGCTCAGTTTGCAGTGGGGTTTGTGGGGGCGGATCTCAAAGCATTAACCCAAAAAGCAGCCTATACCGTTTTAAGAAACGCAATTTCCACGGAAAATACCAGTTTTGAAGCCATTGATTTACCCGAAACTGTTAACCTCACTCAAGGAGACTTTTTAGAAGCGTTAAAAGAGGTAAAACCGAGCGTCTTACGTACCGTTTCTGTAGAAACGCCAGTGGTAAGTTGGGATGAGATTGGCGGGTTAGTTGAAATTAAACGCACCCTACGAGAAGCCGTAGAAGGGGCGTTACTGTATCCCGAATTGTATCAACAGACAGGGGCGAAAGCACCACGAGGGATTTTATTATGGGGAGAACCTGGAACCGGAAAAACGCTTTTAGCCAAAGCCCTCGCTTCCCAAGCCAGGGCAAATTTTATTAGTATTAAAGGGGCGGAACTGCTCAATCGTTGGGTGGGAGCCAGTGAAGAAGCGGTGCGCGAAGTGTTTAGTAAAGCGCGACAAGTTGCGCCTTGTGTGTTGTTTATTGATGAAATCGATACCTTAGCTCCAGCGCGAGGACGTTATCAGGGAGATTCTGGAGTCAGCGATCGCGTGGTGGGACAAATCTTAACAGAAATCGATGGGATTGTTGAAGCAAGCAATGTTCTAGTGGTCGCAGCAACCAACCGTTATGAGAGTCTTGATCCTGCTTTATTGCGCTCTGGACGCTTAGACCTCCAGCTTCAGGTAGCATTACCCGATTATGACAGCCGTCTTGCCATTTTAAACATTCATAATCGCGATCGTCCTTTAGCCGATGTGAACCTAGAACAGTGGGCGCAAACAACAGAGGGTTGGAATGGGGCTGATTTAGAATTACTGAGCAATCAAGCTGCTTTGTCTGCGGTGAGAAATGCAACAACGCAGGGGATTCAAAATCTGAACGGCTGTCGGATTACACCTGAAGATTTCCAATCTGCTTATGAGCGTTTAACCCAGCAGCGATCGCGCTGTTAAAAATTTTTAGGTTGGGACTTGTCACCCTCATTTTTATCGTGCTACTATTAGTAAATGTGCGCGGGTAAGGCTTACTTGCCACGGGTCGCTAACTCAACGGTAGAGTACTCGGCTTTTAACCGATTAGCTCTGGGTTCGAATCCCAGGCGACCCATCAAAAGTAATCAACTCATTCGCTGAAATTAGGGGCGGTTGTGGTCTCGCTCAAATCTAGTGACCGTTTAATTGGTAATGTGACGCTTTTTCAAATGGATAAGGCTTAACCCCCCATTAGGGAAGAAATTCTGCGATAACTTTCTGGCAAAATAAGAGACAAACAAGACTCAATTTTAAGAGTCCTGTTCATAGCTCTTTAGAAACTTTTTCTCCTATTCAGTCCTCGGACAAGAGAGAACAGAAAGAAAATGACTGCAAGCAATCACTCCATGAATCCTTCCTTTGCTCGCTCTTGGTTAACGCCAGATGGAACAGCCACCCCAGATGCTGACCTCGCTCCAGCACAGCTTTCCAATCAACAACTGATTTTACGCTGTCAACAAGGGGTTAAACCCGATCGCGCTGCGTTTTCCGAGTTACTACGGCGACATCAATCTCATGTGGAAAAAATGCTGTATCATCTCGCCCCAGACTGGTCAGATCGAGCGGATTTGGTGCAAGAAGTCTGGATTCGAGTTTATCGTAATATCCAACGTCTCAAAGATCCCATGAAGTTTCGCGGTTGGCTCAGTCGGATTACCACTAATTTATTTTATGATGAGCTACGGAAACGGAAACGCTTTAAAAGCCCAATTTCCTTAGACGCGCCCCGTCAAATTGATGATGGGGAATTAACCTTAGAAGTGCCAACAGATTTTCCGAGTCCCGATCAAGATTTGAGCAGTCAAGAATTTTATGACCAACTCAATCGCGCGATCGCGGAATTACCCGAATCTTTCCGAAGCACCATTGTTTTACGAGAAATTGAAGGACTGTCCTATGAAGAAATTGCTGAGATCACAGGAGTCTCTCTAGGAACAGTCAAATCAAGAATTGCCAGAGCCCGAGCCAAATTGCAAGATGTCTTGCAACCCTATTTTGAGTTAGACTAAGAGAAAATGCTGCTAGCAACTTCTTAGTTTTGACTCCAATCACTCACCACGCCTTTCTATTCGAGTATTGCTTTGGAAGTGGGCGTAAAGTAATGACTAAGAAGCGACATTACTCACAAAGCAATAACGAGGAAAAAGATGGACAACCAGCAACGCTTTGAGTTGTTAAGTGCTTACCTTGATCAAGAACTTTCTCCAGAAGAAACAAAAAAGGTTGAACAGTGGTTAAAGGAGGACGAGGAAGCACGACAAACCTATCAAAGGCTCTTAAATTTGCGATATCGTTTGCGGGAAATGCCAGTTCCCTCCTCACAACTTTCCCCAGAAGTTTTAACTGAGAAAGTCACCACCCAAGCTCGTAATCAAACCTTAAGACAGGTTGTAGTTTGGGGTGGGGGGACAATTGCTGCTCTCTTCGCTGCGATTATGACTGGGGTTTTTTCCGCAAGCGATGTTCCAATTCCCCGTTTTGCGCGATCCAATGAGGCTCAAATCTCTAGTAATGGTCTCATGATCGCTTTGGATCGACCGATTATGGAAATTCCCGAAGATCGCTCTTCATCAGAAGCAGAGGGGTCTTCATCGACTTCGCCAACATCCCGATGATAAAAAGACTCCCCCCAGTTGTTGGACACGCCAAAATGTCATGCGGTAGCCCCAAGCAGCACCTAAAGATTCTCCCGAAGGAGTGTAAAGGGTGACCGATTCTCGTTGATATAAATTTTCGCTTGCTGGACGATGGGGATCGTAATCTTCTAAATCATCCATGTCCGCCAAGACGCTGTCATCAGGAAAGGTTAGCAATACCCCACTGACTTGGGTATCGCCAACGGTCATTGCAGGATAGCCAACACTTAAAGCATACAGATGACCATAGGTATAAGCGGGAGTCATCTCACTGACTTTTCCCTGGCAGTAACGCTGAAAGTTGACT comes from Halothece sp. PCC 7418 and encodes:
- a CDS encoding AAA family ATPase produces the protein MEKFFKGFEDLIELAKTLEEKVETGELKTDIRVNSRPLTNIPSQGNIPRTQNRDQGGMGVENLNNASTSETEETPPSTSFSEIGGLKPIIQELTELVGIPLKRPQWLEQLGLEPTTGVLLVGPPGTGKTLTAKALAQSLGVNYIALVGSEIMSKYYGEAEARMRGIFEKAARHAPCILFIDELDSIAPDRAKVEGEVEKRVVGQLLSLMDGFTTTSGVVLLGATNRPNHLDPALRRPGRFDREVVFGVPDVTEREEILRVLTRKMPLAETVDLKQIAQFAVGFVGADLKALTQKAAYTVLRNAISTENTSFEAIDLPETVNLTQGDFLEALKEVKPSVLRTVSVETPVVSWDEIGGLVEIKRTLREAVEGALLYPELYQQTGAKAPRGILLWGEPGTGKTLLAKALASQARANFISIKGAELLNRWVGASEEAVREVFSKARQVAPCVLFIDEIDTLAPARGRYQGDSGVSDRVVGQILTEIDGIVEASNVLVVAATNRYESLDPALLRSGRLDLQLQVALPDYDSRLAILNIHNRDRPLADVNLEQWAQTTEGWNGADLELLSNQAALSAVRNATTQGIQNLNGCRITPEDFQSAYERLTQQRSRC
- a CDS encoding anti-sigma factor, producing the protein MDNQQRFELLSAYLDQELSPEETKKVEQWLKEDEEARQTYQRLLNLRYRLREMPVPSSQLSPEVLTEKVTTQARNQTLRQVVVWGGGTIAALFAAIMTGVFSASDVPIPRFARSNEAQISSNGLMIALDRPIMEIPEDRSSSEAEGSSSTSPTSR
- a CDS encoding gamma-glutamylcyclotransferase, translated to MRVFVYGTLKPGEVNFQRYCQGKVSEMTPAYTYGHLYALSVGYPAMTVGDTQVSGVLLTFPDDSVLADMDDLEDYDPHRPASENLYQRESVTLYTPSGESLGAAWGYRMTFWRVQQLGGVFLSSGCWRSR
- a CDS encoding sigma-70 family RNA polymerase sigma factor, with the translated sequence MNPSFARSWLTPDGTATPDADLAPAQLSNQQLILRCQQGVKPDRAAFSELLRRHQSHVEKMLYHLAPDWSDRADLVQEVWIRVYRNIQRLKDPMKFRGWLSRITTNLFYDELRKRKRFKSPISLDAPRQIDDGELTLEVPTDFPSPDQDLSSQEFYDQLNRAIAELPESFRSTIVLREIEGLSYEEIAEITGVSLGTVKSRIARARAKLQDVLQPYFELD
- a CDS encoding glutathione S-transferase family protein yields the protein MATGKLINGEWRKEGYEKDEDGRFLRNPTTFRNWISKDSQEGFLPESGRYHLYVSLACPWAHRTLIMRKLKGLENAITLSIVDPYMGEEGWQFSNASGTIPDSIHGAQYLREVYVKADPHYTGRVTVPVLWDKKTATIVNNESRELLRMFNHEFQDIAENKTDYCPPDLRAKIEEAIAQIYNPINNGVYRAGFAQSQTAYEEAVSELFSALDYWEGVLGQQPYLCGEQITEADWCLFTTL
- a CDS encoding response regulator; this translates as MAYQILVIEDEDVIRETIVELLAADQFAPIATDNGEEGIDIAIREQPHLIICDIVMADLSGYQVLEQLRKQAETRFIPFIFLTAKASHQAYREGMELGADDYLVKPFTQDELLRAVKTQLRKKSLLQTQVHSYHEEIKKLKKTNHQLQQRKQIQEEMLKTLVEDLRGNFSKLTLAIYLLKTETAEDKRNQYLEVLEEELKWKSQLLDKASNLHHVINSENMNFLQRYKFFEAIDQDQEDGSNGIINPKP